In one window of Ruminococcus albus AD2013 DNA:
- a CDS encoding amidoligase family protein, whose amino-acid sequence MPGNFDGIKNRKFGIDIEMTGITRCEAAKAIKKVLGVI is encoded by the coding sequence ATGCCGGGAAATTTTGATGGGATAAAAAATAGAAAATTTGGTATCGATATCGAGATGACAGGCATAACTCGGTGTGAAGCTGCTAAAGCAATTAAAAAAGTTCTTGGGGTGATATAG
- a CDS encoding leucine-rich repeat protein, which yields MKKRIISGLAALAIVLSGSGAVVGNVVDLQFDIAASAESVASGTCGENLTWSLDNEGTLTISGTGEMNNYVHSYDSDIGKGYSNSIKRVVIEEGVTSIGDNAFTTYCDGITDVTIPEGVTSIGANAFELCRLTSINLPDSVTSIGDFAFADCTKLKSVTIPRNVSSIGKNAFKSWFESDLESINVDPDNSYYSSVDGVMYNKDMTKLVTFPCGKTSVTLPDTITSIDENTFYECEKLESVIIPNGVKSIGESAFEGCRKLKSVTIPESVESIGKNAFFDCIAMTSATLPKSNIKIGDYAIGYYYHLAEGYPWSPNFVQDGARVMENFKIYCYEGTSGEKYAKNNKIAYELCEDIEPANPVVTYTPGDGCVTLKWKAVKDAEKYAVAVEVDGEWTIVENTSDTSFVLRNLKPGENYSVAVLSMFDSEWYDNYSNMITVTPYEKTPVYPIVTNTEYNKTYNQFMIHWSEVEGAEKYGVAVYIKGKWKIADQNIPATKTSFTSPKLTPGHKYTVAVCAKVNGNWQTDKIKSRAVTVTIEKGTTLSKGDVNGDGELTVTDVTKVAAHIKGKKLLSDDEKLRADVNGDGIINITDISKIAAHIKGEKLLS from the coding sequence ATGAAAAAAAGAATTATAAGCGGACTGGCGGCACTGGCAATTGTGCTTTCGGGCAGTGGCGCGGTCGTTGGGAACGTGGTCGATTTGCAGTTTGATATTGCGGCAAGCGCCGAAAGCGTTGCAAGCGGCACCTGCGGTGAAAATCTGACCTGGAGCCTTGATAACGAAGGCACACTTACGATCAGCGGTACGGGAGAAATGAATAATTATGTCCATTCTTATGATTCAGATATCGGGAAGGGTTACAGCAACTCCATAAAAAGAGTTGTTATTGAAGAAGGTGTTACAAGCATCGGAGACAACGCATTTACTACCTATTGTGACGGCATTACAGATGTAACCATCCCGGAGGGTGTTACGAGCATTGGAGCTAATGCGTTTGAACTTTGCCGTCTGACAAGCATAAATCTCCCCGACAGTGTCACAAGCATCGGAGATTTTGCGTTTGCAGACTGCACTAAGCTTAAAAGCGTAACTATTCCCCGCAATGTTTCGAGCATTGGTAAGAATGCATTCAAGTCGTGGTTTGAATCCGATCTTGAAAGCATAAATGTTGATCCCGACAACAGTTACTATTCCTCGGTAGACGGTGTTATGTATAATAAGGACATGACAAAACTCGTGACTTTCCCGTGCGGCAAAACAAGCGTAACGCTGCCTGACACCATCACGAGTATAGATGAAAATACGTTTTACGAATGTGAAAAGCTTGAAAGCGTAATTATCCCGAACGGCGTTAAAAGTATAGGTGAATCCGCTTTTGAGGGCTGTAGAAAGCTCAAAAGCGTAACTATCCCGGAAAGCGTTGAGAGCATTGGAAAGAATGCGTTTTTTGACTGCATCGCTATGACAAGCGCGACTCTGCCGAAGAGTAATATAAAAATTGGCGATTACGCTATCGGTTACTACTATCATCTCGCGGAGGGGTATCCTTGGTCTCCGAATTTCGTCCAGGACGGAGCCCGTGTGATGGAAAACTTCAAGATATACTGCTATGAAGGCACAAGCGGCGAAAAATATGCCAAAAACAACAAGATCGCCTATGAACTGTGCGAAGATATCGAACCTGCCAATCCCGTTGTTACATACACCCCGGGCGACGGCTGTGTCACACTCAAGTGGAAAGCTGTAAAAGACGCTGAAAAATACGCTGTCGCAGTCGAGGTCGATGGCGAATGGACTATTGTTGAAAATACTTCCGATACTTCCTTTGTGCTTAGAAATCTGAAACCGGGTGAGAATTACAGCGTTGCCGTGTTATCAATGTTTGACAGCGAGTGGTACGACAATTACTCGAATATGATAACCGTCACACCGTATGAGAAAACACCCGTGTACCCGATCGTTACCAACACCGAATACAACAAAACATATAACCAGTTCATGATCCACTGGTCGGAAGTTGAGGGTGCAGAAAAGTACGGCGTTGCCGTATACATCAAAGGCAAGTGGAAGATCGCAGATCAGAATATCCCCGCAACAAAGACCTCATTCACCTCGCCCAAACTCACACCGGGACACAAATACACGGTTGCAGTCTGCGCCAAGGTTAACGGCAATTGGCAAACCGACAAGATCAAAAGTAGAGCGGTAACAGTTACTATAGAAAAGGGAACGACGTTATCAAAAGGTGATGTTAACGGTGATGGAGAGTTAACTGTTACCGACGTTACTAAGGTTGCAGCTCATATTAAAGGCAAGAAGCTACTGAGCGATGATGAAAAGTTACGTGCTGATGTTAACGGCGATGGAATTATAAATATTACTGATATTTCAAAAATAGCAGCTCATATAAAAGGGGAAAAATTACTGAGTTGA